One window of the Mycobacterium xenopi genome contains the following:
- a CDS encoding alpha/beta hydrolase, protein MWNRVAAVAGSLAGLLFTANGYRPLGKRGYPSLGAFAYGVFATELPLQMLGAHLAMIAAVSRRLSRQVRWFSWAVSAISWLGLVGLHRMGRRANAPLTAALDEGLGSERRTESADLWKRPAGAGTAKTAGVIRMLRVYRDYARDIDISYGPYGSRNHLDIWRRPDLDRDGRAPVLLQVPGGAWMVGGKRHQAYPLMSHLVELGWVCVAINYRLSPRSTWPDHIVDVKRALAWTKAHIAEYGGDPDWIAITGGSAGGHLSALAALTANNPQFQPGFEDADTSVRAAVPFYGVYDFTRTDESIHPQMAPMLGKYVFKLSRAETLAAFRDASPITHISPDAPPFFVLHGRNDTLIPVEQARRFTARLRDVSRQPVVYAELPFAQHAFDIFGSARAAHAAVAVEQFLAEIYVRSAARRLSENSRRTSGFASDVDSSRSMRRTR, encoded by the coding sequence ATGTGGAACCGAGTGGCAGCGGTGGCGGGTTCGTTGGCGGGACTGCTGTTCACCGCCAACGGATACCGTCCGCTAGGCAAGCGCGGCTATCCCTCGCTAGGCGCATTCGCCTATGGCGTGTTCGCCACCGAACTGCCACTGCAGATGCTCGGCGCTCATCTGGCGATGATCGCTGCGGTGTCGCGGCGGTTGTCGCGACAGGTGCGGTGGTTCAGTTGGGCAGTCTCGGCCATCTCCTGGCTGGGCTTGGTGGGGTTACATCGCATGGGTCGGCGCGCCAACGCGCCGCTGACGGCGGCGCTCGACGAAGGGTTGGGCAGCGAGCGTCGCACCGAGTCTGCCGATCTGTGGAAGCGGCCCGCGGGCGCAGGCACCGCCAAAACGGCCGGTGTCATCCGAATGTTGCGGGTCTATCGCGATTATGCGCGCGATATCGACATCAGTTACGGCCCTTACGGTTCCCGGAATCATCTCGACATCTGGCGACGCCCCGATCTAGACCGTGACGGGCGGGCCCCGGTGCTGCTGCAGGTGCCCGGCGGTGCCTGGATGGTGGGTGGCAAACGCCACCAGGCCTATCCGTTGATGAGCCATCTCGTCGAACTGGGCTGGGTGTGTGTTGCGATCAACTATCGGCTGAGCCCTCGCTCGACGTGGCCCGACCACATCGTCGATGTCAAGCGTGCGCTGGCGTGGACCAAGGCGCACATCGCCGAGTACGGCGGCGACCCGGACTGGATCGCGATCACCGGCGGCTCCGCGGGCGGTCACCTGTCGGCGTTGGCCGCGCTCACGGCGAACAACCCCCAGTTCCAACCGGGTTTCGAAGACGCTGACACCAGCGTGCGGGCGGCAGTGCCGTTCTATGGGGTCTACGACTTCACCCGCACGGACGAGTCGATCCACCCCCAGATGGCGCCCATGCTGGGCAAGTACGTGTTCAAGCTGAGCCGAGCCGAAACCTTGGCGGCGTTCCGCGACGCCTCACCGATCACGCACATTTCCCCTGATGCGCCACCATTTTTCGTGCTGCACGGCCGCAACGATACGTTGATCCCCGTCGAACAAGCGCGCCGCTTCACAGCGCGACTGCGTGACGTGAGCCGTCAACCCGTCGTCTACGCCGAGTTGCCGTTCGCGCAGCACGCCTTCGACATCTTCGGCTCCGCGCGCGCCGCCCACGCGGCCGTAGCCGTCGAGCAGTTCCTCGCCGAGATCTACGTGCGCTCTGCCGCCCGCAGGCTCAGCGAAAACAGCAGACGCACATCGGGATTCGCCAGCGATGTTGACAGCAGCCGTTCGATGCGCCGAACCCGGTAG
- a CDS encoding long-chain-fatty-acid--CoA ligase, with protein sequence MSFNLAVMLREARHAHPDKPLCHIADQTFSYAQVDEISGRVATSLRNLGVGRGDKVAVQLPNLPHFLFAYFAILKVGAVMVPLNPLLRAPEVNYHLNDSDSRLLITFETFAEEAVKGADGLATYVVNLPGNGQRPKGTKHFDELYFADDTGEIEPTNADDTAVIIYTSGTTGKPKGAELTHFQLFMNCTVAGELFDFRDDDVGMAVLPMFHVFGLSSVLNVTVRFGGTLVLVPRFDAHAVIEQLARHRCTIFSGVPTMYFALLQADTEGRDLSALRVGISGGAAIPGEVIRAFEEKFPGVVILEGYGLSETASTTTFNISAEQRKVLSIGKPIWGVEVCVVDENDNELPPGPDNVGEIVIRGHNVMKGYYKKPEATAEAFRHGWFHTGDLAYRDEDGYFFIVDRKKDLVIRGGYNVYPREIEEVLFDHPGVAAAAVIGKPDEKLGQEVLAFVVPKDGVTLTADEVIAHCKQRLAAYKYPREVRIIDELPMGPTGKVLKKELRP encoded by the coding sequence ATGAGTTTCAACCTCGCGGTCATGCTCCGCGAAGCCCGCCACGCGCATCCCGACAAGCCGCTCTGCCACATCGCCGACCAGACCTTCAGCTACGCCCAGGTCGACGAAATCTCCGGCCGGGTCGCCACCAGCCTGCGCAACCTGGGGGTGGGGCGTGGCGACAAGGTTGCGGTCCAGTTGCCCAATTTGCCGCATTTCTTGTTTGCCTACTTCGCGATCCTCAAGGTCGGCGCGGTCATGGTGCCGCTCAATCCGCTGCTGCGCGCCCCGGAAGTCAACTACCACCTGAACGATTCCGACTCTCGTCTGCTGATCACCTTCGAGACATTCGCCGAGGAAGCGGTGAAAGGCGCCGATGGGCTGGCCACGTATGTGGTGAACCTGCCAGGAAATGGCCAACGCCCAAAGGGCACAAAGCATTTCGACGAACTGTACTTCGCCGACGACACCGGCGAGATCGAGCCGACCAACGCCGACGACACCGCGGTCATCATCTACACCTCCGGAACCACCGGTAAACCCAAGGGCGCTGAGCTGACGCACTTCCAGCTGTTCATGAACTGCACCGTCGCCGGCGAACTGTTCGATTTTCGCGACGACGACGTCGGCATGGCGGTACTGCCGATGTTCCACGTGTTCGGCCTGTCCAGCGTGCTCAACGTGACCGTGCGGTTCGGCGGCACACTGGTCCTGGTGCCGCGCTTCGATGCCCACGCCGTGATCGAGCAGCTCGCCCGGCATCGCTGCACGATCTTTTCCGGTGTTCCCACAATGTATTTCGCGTTGTTGCAGGCCGACACCGAAGGCCGCGACCTCTCCGCGCTGCGAGTCGGGATATCTGGAGGCGCCGCGATTCCCGGCGAAGTAATCCGCGCATTCGAAGAGAAGTTTCCCGGCGTGGTCATCCTCGAAGGCTACGGACTCTCCGAAACCGCTTCTACCACAACGTTCAACATCAGCGCGGAGCAGCGTAAGGTGCTCTCGATCGGCAAACCGATCTGGGGCGTGGAAGTTTGTGTGGTCGACGAGAACGACAACGAGTTGCCGCCCGGCCCCGACAACGTCGGCGAGATCGTGATCCGCGGGCACAACGTGATGAAGGGCTACTACAAGAAGCCCGAAGCGACCGCCGAGGCGTTCCGTCACGGCTGGTTCCACACCGGCGATCTCGCCTACCGCGACGAGGACGGATACTTCTTCATCGTCGACCGCAAAAAGGATCTCGTCATTCGAGGTGGCTACAACGTCTATCCCCGCGAAATCGAGGAAGTGCTGTTCGATCATCCCGGTGTCGCCGCGGCGGCGGTGATCGGCAAGCCGGACGAAAAACTCGGCCAGGAGGTGCTGGCGTTCGTGGTCCCCAAGGACGGTGTCACCCTGACTGCCGACGAGGTGATCGCGCACTGCAAGCAGCGCTTGGCAGCCTACAAATACCCCCGCGAAGTCCGCATCATCGACGAGCTGCCGATGGGCCCCACCGGGAAAGTGCTCAAAAAGGAGCTGCGGCCCTAG
- a CDS encoding TetR-like C-terminal domain-containing protein: MTSSTHEISVYRRWRTRQDLIIDALLDRSAAEIPVPDTGSLRGDLIELARLVSRYLSLPLGRALVRMTALTVEDEALARASAEFFGSRVATVRVVVDRTIERGELPAGTDARLVLELLVAPLHMRTLLTGEPLTEDLPEQVVDVLLDGLRPRD, encoded by the coding sequence GTGACGTCGTCCACACATGAGATCTCGGTTTACCGGCGATGGCGCACCCGGCAAGACCTGATCATCGACGCATTACTGGATCGCAGTGCTGCCGAGATCCCGGTACCCGACACCGGTTCGCTGCGCGGCGACCTCATCGAGCTGGCCCGCTTGGTAAGCAGGTATCTGTCGCTACCGCTGGGCCGTGCGTTGGTGCGGATGACAGCGCTGACGGTCGAGGACGAAGCCCTCGCCCGGGCGAGTGCCGAGTTTTTCGGCTCGCGGGTGGCCACCGTGCGTGTGGTGGTCGACCGGACGATCGAGCGGGGGGAATTGCCTGCAGGCACGGATGCCCGACTCGTGCTCGAGCTGTTAGTGGCGCCGTTGCATATGCGCACGCTCCTGACCGGCGAGCCGCTGACCGAGGACCTGCCCGAGCAGGTGGTCGACGTTTTGCTCGACGGGCTGCGGCCGCGCGACTAA
- a CDS encoding acyl-CoA synthetase produces the protein MLLTSLSRSAAGAADIGDAVRIGDATLSRSDLAAAATSVAERVGGAERVAVLATPSVSTVLAVTGCLIAGVPVVPVPADVGRAERRHILTDSAAQAWLGPQPDDPEGLPHIPVRTHARSWHRYPEPSPDATALVIYTSGTTGPPKGVQLSRRAIAADLDALAQAWQWSADDVLVHGLPLFHVHGLVLGLLGSLRIGNRFVHTGRPTPAAYAAAAGTLYFGVPTVWSRVVADPAAAEALRSARLLVSGSAALPVTVFEKLVQLTGHKPIERYGCTESLITLSARADGERRPGWVGLPLAGVETRLVDDDGHPIPHDGETIGKLQVRGPTLFDGYLNRPDATAEVFDSDGWYRTGDVAAVDSGGMHRIVGRESVDLIKSGGYRVGAGEVEAALLSHPDVAEAAVVGVPDDDLGQRIVAFVVGEAQPQTLIDYVAQQLSVHKRPREVRIVDALPRNAMGKVLKKELLTCG, from the coding sequence GTGTTGCTGACCTCGCTGAGTCGCTCAGCGGCTGGCGCTGCGGATATCGGTGACGCCGTGCGGATCGGAGATGCCACGTTGAGCCGCAGCGACCTGGCCGCTGCGGCGACGTCGGTGGCCGAGCGCGTCGGCGGAGCTGAGCGGGTCGCGGTGCTGGCCACCCCGAGTGTATCGACTGTGCTGGCCGTCACCGGTTGCCTGATCGCCGGTGTGCCGGTGGTGCCGGTGCCTGCCGACGTCGGACGGGCCGAGCGCCGCCACATACTCACCGACTCCGCCGCCCAGGCTTGGCTGGGCCCACAGCCCGACGATCCGGAGGGCTTGCCGCACATCCCGGTGCGCACGCACGCCCGGTCCTGGCATCGCTACCCGGAGCCGTCGCCGGATGCGACCGCTTTGGTCATCTACACCTCGGGCACCACCGGCCCGCCGAAGGGAGTCCAGCTGAGCCGGCGCGCGATCGCCGCCGACCTCGACGCGCTGGCGCAGGCCTGGCAGTGGAGTGCCGACGACGTTTTGGTGCATGGATTGCCGCTATTCCACGTCCACGGCCTGGTGCTGGGCCTGCTCGGGTCGTTAAGGATCGGAAACCGATTCGTGCACACCGGAAGACCCACGCCTGCGGCGTACGCTGCAGCCGCTGGCACATTGTATTTCGGCGTACCGACCGTGTGGTCGCGGGTGGTGGCAGACCCCGCCGCAGCGGAGGCGCTGCGGTCGGCGCGGCTCCTGGTGTCTGGCAGTGCTGCGCTGCCCGTGACGGTGTTCGAGAAGCTGGTGCAGCTCACCGGGCACAAGCCCATCGAACGGTACGGATGTACCGAATCGTTGATCACGCTGTCGGCCCGCGCCGACGGTGAACGCCGACCCGGATGGGTCGGTCTGCCGCTGGCCGGTGTCGAGACTCGGCTCGTCGACGACGACGGCCATCCCATCCCGCATGACGGCGAAACCATTGGGAAACTTCAGGTTCGCGGTCCGACACTGTTCGACGGCTACCTGAACCGCCCCGACGCCACCGCCGAGGTGTTCGACAGCGACGGCTGGTATCGCACCGGTGACGTCGCGGCGGTCGATAGCGGCGGCATGCACCGGATCGTGGGCCGCGAGTCCGTCGACCTGATCAAATCCGGCGGATACCGCGTCGGCGCAGGAGAAGTGGAGGCGGCGCTGCTCAGTCATCCCGATGTCGCGGAAGCCGCCGTGGTAGGGGTTCCCGACGACGATTTGGGCCAGCGGATTGTTGCGTTCGTGGTCGGGGAAGCCCAACCGCAGACATTGATCGATTATGTGGCTCAACAACTTTCGGTGCACAAGCGTCCGCGGGAGGTGCGGATCGTTGACGCGCTGCCGCGCAACGCGATGGGCAAGGTCCTCAAAAAGGAGCTGCTGACATGCGGCTGA
- a CDS encoding PucR family transcriptional regulator yields MRVAGVGLGQLLLALDATMVSLVDAPRGLDLPVASAALIDADDVRLGLSTGADAADVFFLLGVSDEQALEWIERQTTGPAAPAAIFVKEPSATLVARAVAAGIAVVAVEPRARWERLYRLVNHVFEHHGDRSDPLSDSGTDLFGLAQAIADRVHGMVSIEDEQSHVLAYSASNDEADELRRLSILGRAGPPEHLEWISRWGIFDALRSRGEVVRVAERPELGLRPRLAIGIHQRSEDARRAPVFAGTIWVQQGSQPLADDAEEVLRGAAVLAARIMSRLATRPPTPALRVQQLLGLAERGTLEIGDIARELGIAADGSVGLIGFQATGHRGRLHDVVGLSASAFRPDAQVASKGSRCYVLFPHGAKPALVTSWIRGTINALRNEMGLELRAVVATPVAGLAGAAAARTEVDRVLDTAERHPLSIAQVTSLAEARTAVLLDEIVRLVGADERLIDPRVRDLCARDAVLARTLQAYLDSFGDVGAAAQWLNVHPNTVRYRVRRIERLLSTSLANPDVRLLFSLSLRAAERT; encoded by the coding sequence ATGCGGGTTGCTGGTGTCGGGCTGGGCCAGCTGCTGCTCGCGCTGGACGCCACGATGGTGAGCCTGGTCGACGCACCGCGCGGCCTGGACCTGCCGGTGGCTTCGGCGGCGCTGATCGACGCCGACGATGTGCGGCTTGGTCTTTCGACGGGTGCCGACGCCGCCGACGTCTTCTTCCTGCTCGGCGTCAGCGATGAGCAGGCGCTGGAATGGATCGAGCGGCAGACAACCGGGCCTGCCGCGCCGGCAGCCATCTTCGTCAAGGAACCCTCAGCCACACTGGTGGCGCGCGCGGTCGCCGCCGGCATCGCGGTCGTGGCCGTCGAGCCGCGGGCCCGCTGGGAGCGGCTGTACCGGCTGGTCAACCACGTCTTCGAACATCACGGCGACCGCAGCGACCCGCTGTCGGACTCGGGCACCGACCTGTTCGGGTTGGCGCAGGCGATCGCCGACCGCGTCCACGGCATGGTCAGCATCGAAGACGAGCAGTCGCACGTGCTGGCCTACTCGGCGTCCAACGACGAGGCCGACGAGTTGCGGCGGCTGTCGATCCTCGGCCGCGCCGGCCCGCCCGAGCATCTGGAGTGGATCAGCCGATGGGGCATCTTCGACGCGCTGCGCTCACGCGGCGAGGTGGTGCGCGTCGCCGAACGTCCGGAGCTGGGCTTGCGTCCGCGACTGGCTATCGGTATTCATCAGCGCTCGGAAGATGCCCGCCGGGCGCCGGTTTTCGCGGGCACCATCTGGGTGCAACAAGGTTCACAGCCGCTGGCCGACGACGCCGAAGAGGTGCTGCGCGGCGCCGCGGTGCTGGCCGCCCGCATCATGTCACGGCTGGCCACCCGTCCGCCCACACCCGCGCTGCGGGTGCAGCAGCTGCTGGGCCTGGCCGAGCGCGGCACGCTCGAGATCGGCGACATCGCCCGCGAGCTTGGGATCGCCGCCGACGGAAGTGTCGGGCTGATCGGCTTTCAAGCGACTGGTCACCGTGGCCGACTACACGATGTTGTGGGTTTGAGCGCCAGCGCCTTTCGTCCTGACGCCCAAGTGGCATCCAAAGGGTCGCGATGCTATGTGCTGTTTCCGCACGGGGCAAAGCCGGCATTGGTCACCTCGTGGATTCGCGGCACGATCAACGCGCTGCGCAACGAGATGGGCCTCGAGTTGCGGGCAGTTGTCGCCACACCGGTCGCGGGATTGGCGGGCGCCGCGGCGGCGCGGACGGAGGTCGACCGGGTACTCGACACCGCCGAGCGCCATCCACTGTCGATCGCTCAGGTGACGTCGCTGGCCGAGGCCCGCACTGCCGTGTTGCTCGACGAGATCGTGAGGCTGGTCGGCGCCGACGAGCGCCTCATCGACCCGCGGGTGCGTGACCTGTGCGCGCGCGATGCGGTGCTGGCCCGAACGTTGCAGGCTTACCTGGATAGCTTCGGCGACGTCGGAGCCGCGGCGCAGTGGTTGAACGTGCATCCCAACACGGTGCGCTACCGGGTTCGGCGCATCGAACGGCTGCTGTCAACATCGCTGGCGAATCCCGATGTGCGTCTGCTGTTTTCGCTGAGCCTGCGGGCGGCAGAGCGCACGTAG
- the pruA gene encoding L-glutamate gamma-semialdehyde dehydrogenase, whose amino-acid sequence MDAITDVPVPANEPVHDYTPDSPERARLCAALGALADHPIDLPHVIAGTHRMGDGERIDVVQPHRHAATLGTLTNATHTDAAAAVEAAMAAKNSWAATPFDERAAVFLRAADMLAGPWREKIAAATMLGQSKTAYQAEIDAPCELIDFWRFNVAFARQILAQQPLSAPGEWNRMDYRPLEGFVYAITPFNFSSIAGNLPTAPALMGNTVVWKPSITQTLAAYLTMQLLEAAGLPPGVINLVTGDGYAVSDVALTDPRLAGIHFTGSTATFQHLWREVGANIERYNSYPRLVGETGGKDFVLAHASAQPDVLRTALIRGAFDYQGQKCSAASRAFIARSVWQKMGDDFLAATAELRYGDVTDLSNYGGALIDRRAFTKNVNAIERAKSAAGVTIAVGGEYDDSEGYFVRPTVLLGDDPTDEAFAIEYFGPILAVHVYPDDDYQRILKVIDTGSRYALTGAVIADDRDAVVAAQQRLRFAAGNFYINDKPTAAVVGRQPFGGSRGSGTNDKAGSPLNLLRWTSARSIKETFVPATDHRYPHMAAR is encoded by the coding sequence ATGGACGCCATCACCGATGTGCCCGTCCCGGCCAATGAGCCGGTACACGACTACACCCCCGATTCCCCCGAACGGGCCCGGTTGTGCGCCGCGCTGGGCGCGCTCGCCGATCACCCGATCGACCTGCCACACGTCATCGCCGGTACCCACCGGATGGGTGACGGTGAGCGCATCGACGTCGTGCAGCCGCACCGGCACGCCGCCACGCTGGGCACGCTCACCAACGCCACCCACACCGATGCCGCGGCCGCGGTCGAAGCGGCGATGGCAGCCAAGAACAGCTGGGCGGCAACACCTTTCGACGAGCGCGCCGCGGTCTTTCTGCGCGCCGCTGACATGCTGGCCGGGCCGTGGCGGGAAAAGATCGCCGCCGCAACCATGCTCGGACAGTCCAAAACCGCATACCAGGCCGAGATCGACGCCCCCTGCGAGCTGATCGACTTCTGGCGATTCAACGTCGCATTCGCTCGCCAAATCCTGGCCCAGCAGCCATTGAGCGCACCGGGCGAGTGGAACCGGATGGACTATCGCCCGCTGGAGGGTTTCGTCTACGCGATTACTCCATTCAATTTCTCCTCGATCGCCGGCAACCTGCCGACGGCGCCAGCACTGATGGGCAACACCGTGGTATGGAAGCCGTCGATCACCCAAACTCTGGCGGCCTATCTGACCATGCAGCTGCTGGAGGCCGCCGGGTTGCCGCCGGGCGTGATCAACCTGGTGACCGGCGACGGCTACGCGGTTTCCGATGTGGCACTGACCGATCCGCGCCTGGCGGGTATCCACTTCACCGGTTCGACGGCCACCTTCCAGCACTTGTGGCGAGAAGTAGGCGCCAACATCGAGCGCTACAACAGCTACCCGAGGCTGGTCGGGGAGACCGGGGGCAAGGACTTCGTTCTTGCGCACGCGTCGGCGCAACCGGACGTGCTGCGCACCGCGCTGATCCGCGGCGCGTTCGATTACCAGGGTCAGAAGTGTTCTGCGGCGTCGCGCGCGTTCATCGCCCGTTCGGTGTGGCAGAAGATGGGCGACGACTTCCTGGCCGCCACCGCAGAATTGCGGTACGGCGACGTCACAGATTTGTCTAACTACGGTGGTGCGCTGATCGATCGGCGCGCATTTACCAAAAACGTCAATGCCATTGAACGGGCGAAGAGCGCAGCGGGTGTCACCATCGCGGTCGGCGGTGAATACGACGACAGTGAGGGCTATTTCGTGCGGCCCACGGTGCTGCTGGGCGACGACCCGACCGACGAGGCATTCGCGATTGAGTACTTCGGGCCGATCCTGGCGGTGCACGTCTATCCCGACGATGACTACCAGCGGATCCTCAAGGTCATCGACACCGGCTCGCGCTACGCCTTGACCGGCGCGGTGATCGCCGACGACCGTGACGCGGTGGTGGCGGCGCAGCAGCGGCTGCGGTTCGCGGCCGGAAACTTCTACATCAACGACAAGCCGACCGCGGCGGTGGTGGGCCGCCAGCCGTTCGGTGGGTCGCGAGGCTCGGGCACCAACGACAAAGCGGGGTCGCCGCTGAATCTGTTGCGATGGACGTCGGCACGCTCGATCAAGGAGACGTTCGTCCCGGCCACCGATCACCGGTATCCACACATGGCGGCCCGGTGA
- a CDS encoding metal-sensitive transcriptional regulator produces MVGDEDSIAAVLNRLRRAQGQLAGVIAMIEQGRDCKDVVTQLAAVSRALDRAGFKIVATGLRECVTSGGAKNHKRMTEAELEKLFLTLA; encoded by the coding sequence ATGGTTGGCGATGAAGACAGTATCGCTGCGGTCCTAAATCGGCTGCGGCGCGCCCAAGGACAACTCGCCGGCGTCATCGCGATGATCGAGCAAGGGCGCGACTGCAAAGATGTCGTAACCCAGCTAGCCGCGGTGTCGCGGGCCCTGGACCGGGCTGGCTTCAAAATCGTTGCGACGGGCTTGCGCGAATGCGTAACAAGCGGCGGCGCAAAGAATCACAAACGGATGACCGAAGCCGAGCTAGAAAAGCTCTTCCTCACACTCGCCTGA
- a CDS encoding carboxymuconolactone decarboxylase family protein, producing MAEHYHDVLTELNPQHGALRHMIPDVYRGFGDMSNAALRPGALEPKVKELMAMAIGVVHGCDGCIASHARGAACAGATKEEAAEAIGVSILMHGGPATIYGARAYTAFCEFADATS from the coding sequence ATGGCTGAGCATTATCACGATGTTTTGACCGAGTTGAATCCGCAACATGGGGCCCTGCGGCACATGATCCCAGACGTCTACCGGGGTTTCGGCGACATGAGCAACGCCGCTTTGAGACCAGGTGCGCTAGAACCGAAGGTCAAAGAACTCATGGCGATGGCGATCGGCGTGGTACATGGCTGTGACGGCTGCATCGCGTCGCACGCAAGAGGTGCCGCGTGCGCCGGCGCCACCAAGGAGGAGGCTGCTGAGGCGATCGGCGTCAGCATTCTCATGCATGGCGGTCCGGCAACCATCTACGGGGCTCGCGCCTATACGGCGTTTTGCGAATTCGCTGATGCGACAAGCTAA
- a CDS encoding esterase/lipase family protein, which yields MPEPLFEPVEHPSRPDAPPWPLSLTDPVRAAVEFGLLVGTLPLQRRLPTGDGHPVLVLPGLLAGDGSTLALRRSLRRLGYRVHGWRLGRNIGPTAEAVAGMGERLRDLHTRYRAPVSVIGWSLGGIYARAMARRRSEWIRQVITLGTPFRLTDRNQTRASAAFNRFSHLHVERAPAPVDLETEPLPVPATSIYSRYDGVVAWQACLDLRSPRAENIAVIGSHFGYGHNPAVIWAVADRLSQPRGTWTAFKPPAVLRPLFPRPDAPPEPHAPSGSRTRLA from the coding sequence ATGCCGGAGCCGTTGTTCGAACCGGTCGAGCACCCATCTCGGCCAGATGCCCCGCCCTGGCCGCTGTCGTTGACCGACCCCGTCCGTGCTGCGGTGGAGTTCGGGCTGCTGGTCGGGACGCTGCCGCTGCAGCGCCGGCTGCCGACCGGTGACGGGCACCCGGTGCTGGTGCTGCCGGGCTTGCTCGCCGGCGACGGCTCCACCCTGGCGCTGCGGCGCAGCCTGCGTCGTCTCGGGTATCGGGTGCACGGCTGGCGGCTGGGCCGAAACATCGGTCCCACCGCCGAAGCGGTCGCCGGCATGGGTGAGCGCCTGCGCGACCTGCACACCCGATACCGTGCACCGGTCAGCGTGATCGGCTGGAGCCTGGGCGGCATCTACGCGCGCGCCATGGCTCGCCGACGTTCTGAGTGGATACGGCAAGTGATCACTCTGGGCACCCCGTTTCGCCTGACGGATCGCAACCAAACCCGCGCCAGCGCGGCATTCAACCGGTTTTCCCACCTGCACGTCGAGCGCGCGCCGGCGCCGGTGGATCTGGAAACCGAACCGTTGCCGGTGCCGGCGACCTCGATCTACTCCCGCTACGACGGGGTGGTGGCCTGGCAGGCATGCCTGGATCTGCGCTCGCCGCGTGCCGAAAACATCGCGGTGATCGGCAGCCACTTCGGCTATGGCCACAACCCGGCCGTGATCTGGGCCGTCGCCGACCGCCTGTCTCAGCCTCGCGGCACGTGGACGGCGTTTAAGCCGCCTGCGGTGTTGCGGCCACTGTTTCCCCGACCGGACGCACCACCTGAGCCGCACGCGCCGAGCGGCTCTCGGACCCGCCTCGCCTAG